The following DNA comes from Occultella kanbiaonis.
GGCGCGGGCCCGACGGCCGCTGCTACCTTGTCGCGGAAGCCGTGCGAGAGAACGAGGAGGTGGTACCCGTGAACGTAACGACGTGGGTGCTCCTGTTCGGGGTCACGGTCGGGCGATAGGTCGTCCGGGAGCGCCGTTCCAGCGAGCACTCCCGAAAGGCACGACCATGCACTTCACCTCCGAACAGCGCCTCGACGACGGCGTCCTCGAACGCGAGTTCACACTCGACCGTGGCCCTGGCATCCCCGGCTTCCTGTGGACGCCCGCAGCTGCGACAGGATCAGCGCCGGCGCCGCTGATCCTGCTCGGCCATCCCGGCGGACTGCGCGCCATGTACCCCCGGCTGGTGGGGCGGGCCCGGCAGGCCGCGGCGAACGGCTTCGCCACGGCCACCATCGAATCCCCGGGCAGCGGTGACCGGCCCCGATCGGCCGACGCCGAGCAGGCCCGCGCCGAGCTGCGCCGGGCGGTGCTGGCCGGCGAACCGGTCGCCGACGAGATCGTCGACCGGCTGGTCCTCCCGCTCGTCGAGAAGGCGGTCCCGGAATGGCAGAGCGCCCTGGACGCCCTCCTCGCCCTGCCCGGGATCGGAGGCCCGGTCGGGTACTCGGGCGGGGTGATCGCCGTCGGTGTCCGGTTGGCGGTGGTCGAACCGCGCATCGTGGCCGCCGGCCTCTTCGCCGGCAGCTACGTGCCCCGCGCCACGTTCGACGAGGCCCGCCGGGTCACGATCCCGCTGCACGTCCTGCTGCAGTGGGACGACGAAGGCAACGACCGGCAGCAGGCACTCGATCTGTTCGACGCCTTCGGCTCCCAGGAGAAGACGCTGCAGGCCAACCTGGGCGGTCACACCGGCGTCCCGCAGTTCGCGGGGGAGGACGCGGCCCGGTTCTTCGCTCGGCACCTGACGTGAGGCCGGCCGTCGGGCGGGCCGGACGGACTAACCCGCCTCTTGCCGGCGCACGATCTCGGTGATCCAGGTCGGTGCGAACGGTGAGGTGCAGTTCGGCGGGGTCGGATAGTCCTTGAGGACCTCGAGCCGCTCGCCGATGTCAAGGGCGCGGGCGCGCAGCGACGGATGGCGGATCCCGATCTGGGCGAGCGTCTCGTTCATCGCCCACTGCAGGGGGTCCGGGGCGTCCTTCATCTGCGCCTCGATGAGGTCGAGCAGCCCGGTCAGGTCGAGGCCCTCGGGCCGCTTGTTCACCCGCTCGGTGGTCAGCTCCCAGCCGGCGCTGGCCACCGCCGGGTCGGCGTCGGTGAACCAGGCGACCCGCAGGTCCTCGGCGTTCGGGTTCTTCTTCACCACGTAGTTGATCAGCCAGTAGTGCACCTTGGGCTGCGGGGACTCACGCAGCATGGTGTCCAGCTCGTCGTAGCCGAACGCCTTCGGCCGGCAGATCAGCAGAGCCACCAGCCGGGCCGCCGTGTCCCCGGTGTCCCAGAGTTCGACGGCGAGGTCCTGGTTCGTCTTCAGCGGCTTCGCCACGGCCCGCAGTTTGGTGAGGTTGACGCCGTGATCGTCGCCGTGGCGCTCGTTCACCTCGCGGACCCTCGGGTCCTCGAGCGCGGCCAGCTCCGCCAGTACCCGTGCCACCGTGTCAGACATCGTGAGCCTCCCGCGCGTCACCACCGAACCGAGCTCCATGGTGGCACGCCCCTCCGCCGGCCGGAACCGGGTCGACCGGCGCTTCCGCGGAAGCGCGCGCCACCTTCCACGTGTCGCGACAGGGGGAGCCGAGGGCGCTCCGGTTCCCCTGTCGCGAAATGCGAGTTCTGCGCCTACCCACCCACATCTCAGGACAGGGGAGTCAAGGGGGCTCCAGTTCCCCTGGCCCAAAATGCGGGTCCTGCGCCGACCTACCCACACTTCACGACAGGGGAAGCGAGGGCCCACTCGACTGACGTGAAGTGCGGTCGCGCACACCCAGCCACATCTCACGACAGGGGAGTCACTCGGTGCGCGCAAGGGTCGTCGATCGCGCGCAGCCGGAGCGTCAGAGCAGCTCGGCCCGCAGTTGTGCTGGCGTCTTGGGCGAGAGCAGCCCCGGGGGCACGTCCAGCACGGTGACCGCACCGGTCCGGCCCTGCTCGTTCAGGCGGTGCACGGCCCGCGCGTAGGCGACGAGCACGCTCGCGGTGAACCCCGGGTTGCTCTCCAGGGCGAGCCGGTACTCGATCACCTGGGCATGCGCGTCACTGGTGTGGCCGCTCCGGACCACGAACCCGCCGTGCGGCATGGCGTCGTGGTCGCGGCGCAGTTCCTCGTCCGAGATGAACTCCACCGTGGTGTCGTAGTCGGCGAAGTAGTCCGGCATCCCGACGATCGCGGCCCGGACCTCGTCCGCGTCGGCGCCGGGCTCGAGGACCACGAAGCACGCCCGGGTGTGCTTGTCCCGGGCGTTCAGGTCCGGTCGCTCGCCCGAGCGGACCCGGTCGATCGCCTGCTGTGACGGGATCGTGTACTGCACCCCGGCGCCGACCCCCGGCACCCGCCGGATCGCGTCCGAGTGTCCCTGGCTGAGGCCTCGACCCCAGAACGTGTAGGTCGCGCCGTCGGGCAGCAGCGCCTCGCCGTAGGCGCGGTTGATCGAGAACATCCCCGGGTCCCACCCGGCCGAGATCAGCGCGGTCCTGCCACCGGCTCGCGCCGGACCGTCGACGGCGTCGAAGTACTCGGGGATCCGGGCGTGGGTGTCGAAGCTGTCCACCGTGTTGAAACGAGCCGCCAGAGCCGGGCCCTGCTCGGGCAGGTCCGACTTGGAGCCACCGCAGAGGATCAGCACATCGATGTCGGCAGTCCGTTCACCGAGGGCGTCCATCGCGAACACCGGGGCCGCCGGGTCCAATGCCGTCACGCTCTCCGGCGGGCGGCGGGTGAAGATCCCGACCAGGATCAGGTCCGGGTTCTTCGCCAGCGCGGCTTCGACGCCGCGACCCAGGTTGCCGTACCCGGCGATGCCGATCCGGATGGGTGCGCTCATTAGAATTCTGTCCTCGCCGCCTGGGTGCCGCGCGTTCGCGCTCTGGTTGACCCGATCATGTCAGGGGAGCGGCCGTGAGGCGGCCTCGGCGAACCGGCGCGAGAGGAGCTCGAACGCGTCCTCGAGTTCGTGAGGAGCGACGTCGGTGATGGCTGTGTCGAAGCGGCCGATCGACGCGGCCAACGCCACCCACGACCAGGACCCGGCGAC
Coding sequences within:
- a CDS encoding alpha/beta hydrolase family protein, whose product is MHFTSEQRLDDGVLEREFTLDRGPGIPGFLWTPAAATGSAPAPLILLGHPGGLRAMYPRLVGRARQAAANGFATATIESPGSGDRPRSADAEQARAELRRAVLAGEPVADEIVDRLVLPLVEKAVPEWQSALDALLALPGIGGPVGYSGGVIAVGVRLAVVEPRIVAAGLFAGSYVPRATFDEARRVTIPLHVLLQWDDEGNDRQQALDLFDAFGSQEKTLQANLGGHTGVPQFAGEDAARFFARHLT
- a CDS encoding DNA alkylation repair protein; translated protein: MSDTVARVLAELAALEDPRVREVNERHGDDHGVNLTKLRAVAKPLKTNQDLAVELWDTGDTAARLVALLICRPKAFGYDELDTMLRESPQPKVHYWLINYVVKKNPNAEDLRVAWFTDADPAVASAGWELTTERVNKRPEGLDLTGLLDLIEAQMKDAPDPLQWAMNETLAQIGIRHPSLRARALDIGERLEVLKDYPTPPNCTSPFAPTWITEIVRRQEAG
- a CDS encoding diaminopimelate dehydrogenase, with product MSAPIRIGIAGYGNLGRGVEAALAKNPDLILVGIFTRRPPESVTALDPAAPVFAMDALGERTADIDVLILCGGSKSDLPEQGPALAARFNTVDSFDTHARIPEYFDAVDGPARAGGRTALISAGWDPGMFSINRAYGEALLPDGATYTFWGRGLSQGHSDAIRRVPGVGAGVQYTIPSQQAIDRVRSGERPDLNARDKHTRACFVVLEPGADADEVRAAIVGMPDYFADYDTTVEFISDEELRRDHDAMPHGGFVVRSGHTSDAHAQVIEYRLALESNPGFTASVLVAYARAVHRLNEQGRTGAVTVLDVPPGLLSPKTPAQLRAELL